One window from the genome of Rhodococcus sp. ABRD24 encodes:
- a CDS encoding putative quinol monooxygenase, with translation MSNLHVVATIPAKPGSENTVRAALTALVEESRKEDGCVSYDLFESESAPGTFVTVEVWSGQEALDAHMRSPHLREAAGTFGSHLAAAPGIHPLRPVS, from the coding sequence ATGTCGAATCTGCATGTCGTAGCGACCATTCCGGCCAAGCCCGGTTCCGAGAACACGGTCCGGGCCGCGCTGACCGCGCTGGTGGAGGAGTCCCGCAAGGAGGACGGCTGCGTGTCGTACGACCTGTTCGAATCGGAGTCGGCGCCGGGCACGTTCGTCACGGTCGAGGTGTGGAGCGGCCAGGAGGCGCTCGATGCGCACATGAGGTCGCCGCATCTGCGTGAGGCGGCGGGCACGTTCGGCTCGCATCTCGCCGCCGCTCCGGGCATCCACCCGCTGCGCCCGGTCTCCTGA
- a CDS encoding FAD-dependent oxidoreductase, protein MTNLHSARPSASTHRVVVVGAGYAGVLAANRILASRDQARGADPARNCSVVVINPRADFVERIRLHEVAAGTRAAATVPLRDLLHRDAEIVVGSVVSIDKDRRRVEVAVGNCTDSVGYDSLVYAIGSNTDRSVPGAAEFAHHAGDVGAAEDLRASVTALAPGSVVRVVGGGSTAIEIASEIGAARSDLDVEMVSAGGVAGFMRDAARKSVLATLRRLRVTWREDTRVVEVRDRELHTADGTVLGFDVCVWAASFAVPDLAARSGLSTDVDGRLRVDSTLTSTDDAAVVGAGDAVAVASEVGAHLRMACATAMPLGGHAAATVLARMRGERAPALSLGFMVQCMSLGRKAGYLQFVHADDVPRPFGVSGRLGAAVKESICRMTVDKMRAEQNRPGAYRTPKGPRPDPVNRIAEDAR, encoded by the coding sequence ATGACGAATTTGCATTCCGCCCGTCCGTCGGCGTCGACTCACCGGGTGGTGGTCGTCGGCGCAGGGTATGCCGGCGTGCTCGCCGCGAACCGGATTCTGGCGAGCCGGGACCAGGCCCGGGGCGCGGATCCGGCCCGGAACTGTTCCGTCGTCGTCATCAATCCGCGCGCCGACTTCGTCGAGCGCATCCGCCTGCACGAGGTCGCGGCGGGCACCCGTGCGGCGGCCACCGTGCCGCTGCGGGACCTGTTGCACCGCGATGCAGAGATCGTCGTCGGATCAGTGGTGTCGATCGATAAGGACCGGCGTCGAGTGGAGGTGGCTGTCGGGAACTGCACCGACTCCGTCGGCTACGACTCCCTCGTGTACGCCATCGGCAGCAATACCGACCGATCCGTTCCAGGGGCGGCCGAGTTCGCCCACCACGCCGGTGATGTGGGCGCGGCGGAAGACTTGCGTGCTTCGGTGACCGCGCTCGCACCGGGATCGGTGGTGCGTGTCGTCGGAGGGGGATCGACGGCGATCGAGATCGCCAGTGAGATCGGTGCTGCCCGTTCGGATCTGGACGTCGAGATGGTGTCCGCGGGCGGTGTGGCCGGCTTCATGCGTGATGCCGCGCGAAAGAGTGTGCTCGCGACCCTGCGCCGACTCCGCGTCACGTGGCGCGAGGACACCCGCGTGGTGGAGGTGCGCGACCGCGAACTGCACACCGCCGACGGGACCGTTCTCGGTTTCGACGTGTGCGTGTGGGCCGCGTCGTTCGCCGTGCCGGATCTCGCCGCTCGGAGCGGACTGTCGACGGACGTCGACGGACGCCTCCGCGTCGACTCGACACTGACGAGCACCGACGACGCCGCGGTTGTCGGTGCCGGTGACGCCGTAGCGGTGGCATCCGAGGTGGGTGCGCACCTGCGCATGGCGTGCGCGACGGCGATGCCGTTGGGCGGGCACGCCGCGGCCACCGTGCTGGCGCGGATGCGGGGAGAGCGGGCACCGGCACTGTCCCTCGGCTTCATGGTTCAGTGCATGAGCCTCGGGCGTAAGGCCGGCTATCTCCAGTTCGTTCATGCCGACGACGTCCCGCGCCCGTTCGGGGTGTCCGGCCGGTTGGGTGCCGCCGTAAAGGAATCGATCTGCAGGATGACCGTCGACAAGATGCGGGCCGAGCAGAACCGGCCCGGCGCCTACCGGACCCCCAAGGGCCCGCGGCCGGACCCGGTGAACCGAATCGCGGAGGACGCCCGATGA
- the sigJ gene encoding RNA polymerase sigma factor SigJ encodes MNLAPESTEYKQLFGMAYRMLGSAHDAEDAVQDAVVRWQSLGAAERAAIREPIAWMTTVVSRICLDQLGSARARRESYAGIWLPEPVPGAVGPGSVGTRSPDPADAVTLDESVSVALMRAMESLTPGERVALILHDVFGMPFAEIADVVGRTPDACRQLASTARRHLRSSPRFQADDEQRRQVVFAFAAACSTGDIDALMDVLAPGVVSRADGGGMAGIARVPVMGADRVARYLLGIVGMSGVRGVTIGARFEIVNNRTGVVISFDDRVAAVLDLAVADGRVHEIAIIMNPDKLRAWAQPD; translated from the coding sequence ATGAACCTCGCTCCCGAATCAACCGAGTACAAGCAACTGTTCGGCATGGCCTACCGGATGCTCGGCTCGGCACACGACGCCGAGGATGCCGTCCAGGACGCCGTCGTCCGATGGCAGTCGCTGGGCGCCGCGGAACGTGCAGCCATCCGGGAACCGATCGCGTGGATGACGACGGTGGTCAGCCGAATCTGCTTGGACCAGCTCGGTTCCGCACGGGCACGGCGGGAGTCGTATGCGGGGATCTGGCTGCCCGAACCGGTGCCGGGCGCGGTCGGCCCGGGGTCCGTCGGCACACGATCGCCGGATCCGGCCGACGCGGTGACGCTGGACGAGTCGGTGTCGGTGGCGCTGATGCGGGCAATGGAGTCGTTGACGCCGGGCGAACGGGTCGCGCTGATCCTGCACGACGTCTTCGGGATGCCGTTCGCCGAGATCGCGGATGTCGTCGGCCGCACCCCGGACGCGTGCCGTCAGCTTGCGTCCACCGCGCGACGGCATCTGCGATCCTCGCCCCGCTTCCAGGCGGACGACGAGCAGCGCCGTCAGGTGGTGTTCGCGTTCGCGGCGGCCTGCTCGACCGGCGATATCGACGCGTTGATGGATGTCCTCGCTCCCGGAGTGGTGTCGCGGGCGGACGGTGGGGGGATGGCCGGCATCGCACGGGTGCCCGTGATGGGTGCCGATCGTGTGGCGCGGTACCTGTTGGGCATAGTCGGCATGAGCGGAGTGCGCGGGGTGACGATAGGTGCGCGGTTCGAGATCGTGAACAACCGCACCGGCGTGGTGATCTCTTTCGACGACCGGGTGGCCGCGGTGCTGGATCTCGCCGTCGCAGACGGACGCGTCCACGAGATCGCGATCATCATGAACCCGGACAAGCTGAGGGCTTGGGCTCAGCCGGACTGA
- a CDS encoding DUF998 domain-containing protein, with translation MTVRRYTLATLLGLGAVLYSSWVLAFFLNTGEGPFEGFASQLAATDQEYGILYRSGDLLTGIVLTVAAMLGLTMMPRRFLTTVGWISLGVFAVGTIADSRLPLRCSKPACEATQVPLTHQWHALTSTVSVTAAVVSALAFIIAIYVYRAPRAMWWAGLTVVALFLIGTLWMLVGVDDPSGSHSWLGFAQRVELLSMSGWMVLVAATLLSDRAWRDVHGGADSRVPEGFGQPDGV, from the coding sequence ATGACTGTCCGTCGGTACACACTTGCCACGCTGCTGGGTCTGGGCGCGGTGCTGTACTCGTCCTGGGTGCTGGCGTTCTTCCTCAATACCGGGGAGGGCCCGTTCGAGGGGTTCGCGAGCCAGCTCGCGGCGACCGATCAGGAGTACGGGATTCTCTACCGCAGCGGTGATCTGCTGACCGGAATCGTGCTGACCGTCGCCGCGATGCTCGGGCTGACGATGATGCCCCGACGGTTCCTCACCACCGTCGGCTGGATCTCCCTCGGGGTGTTCGCCGTCGGCACCATCGCGGATTCGCGGCTCCCACTGCGGTGTTCGAAGCCAGCTTGCGAGGCGACGCAGGTGCCACTGACGCACCAGTGGCATGCGCTGACGAGCACGGTGTCGGTGACGGCCGCCGTCGTCTCAGCGCTCGCATTCATCATCGCGATCTACGTCTACCGCGCACCACGAGCGATGTGGTGGGCCGGCCTCACCGTCGTGGCGCTCTTCCTCATCGGCACACTGTGGATGCTCGTCGGCGTCGACGACCCGTCGGGCAGCCACAGCTGGCTCGGCTTCGCCCAGCGCGTCGAGCTGCTGTCGATGAGCGGGTGGATGGTCCTCGTCGCAGCGACGCTGCTGAGCGATCGGGCGTGGCGGGACGTGCACGGCGGCGCGGACTCCCGTGTCCCGGAGGGGTTCGGGCAGCCGGACGGGGTCTGA
- the lysX gene encoding bifunctional lysylphosphatidylglycerol synthetase/lysine--tRNA ligase LysX yields MHPSARRTPKRGRLTEVPHIAGLVLGVFSVLVFLWSLSPVLRYVVHTPRIYVENYYFDAPDTSLAWALVLGLSAAALASRKRIAWWLLTVYLTVFAITNAIVVVIDKDGNAAVALVVQIAVIGVLIAARKEFHTRVRSGAGWKALGVLVAGLAAGTLLGWGLVELFPGSLPSGQRFLWALNRVTALVVIENEQFDGRPHAFVNTLLGLFGALALLAAVITLFRSQRASNALTGNDESALRGLLDAYGANDSLGYFATRRDKAVVFAPSGKAAVTYRVETGVCLASGDPIGNPEAWPHAIDAWLELASKYGWAPAVMGASEAGATAYKRAGLSVLQLGDEAILNTRGFSLNGRDMRQVRQAVHRVRKQNVTVRIRRHRDIPPAEMKAAISRADAWRDTESERGFSMALGRLGDTLDGDCLLVEAIGWEGTGGNDTAGEGTVLGMLSLVPWGPNGASLDLMRRNPDAPNGVVELMVTELATRADEFGVIRISLNFAVFRSAFEEGARIGAGPVLRVWRSLLLFFSRWWQLEALYRSNVKYLPEWAPRYLCFDDNRELPRVAIASAVAEGFLTLPRLGRPSTPFKHTGTHTAVPDALAGSGILHADGSAPDASPDPVETAPAKPEAPGPRRPEQVRVRMDKLSRLAEEGIDPYPVAYPPTHTVAAAAGSPEGTRVRIAGRLLRIRTYGGVAFAVLRDWSGDIQVLIERATVGDRLDDFSTDFDLGDLMEVSGTIGRSRKGELSLLATDWRMNGKCLHPLPDKWKGLTDAETRVRQRYVDLAINPESRRLLAARTAVVKSLRDTLSGRDYLEVETPILQRIHGGANAAPFVTHINAYDLDLYLRIAPELFLKRLCVAGMEKVFEIGRVFRNEGVDFKHNPEFTILEAYEAHSDYERMMVLCRELIQNAAVAAHGSQTIMRPGPDGELVAVDISGEWPVKTMHGAVAEKLGVEVTPETPLQDLQKLCDANEIEYQKGWDAGAVAQEMYEHLVEGQTEFPTFYTNFPTSMSPLTRPHPTIPGVAAKWDLVAWGMELGTAYSELTDPIDQRQRLTEQSLLAAGGDAEAMELDEDFLQALEHAMPPTGGLGMGVDRIVMLITGGSIRESLAFPFAKPRN; encoded by the coding sequence ATGCATCCGTCGGCCCGCCGCACCCCGAAACGCGGTCGCCTGACCGAGGTTCCGCACATCGCAGGGCTGGTCCTCGGGGTCTTCTCTGTGCTCGTGTTCCTATGGAGCCTCTCGCCGGTGCTGCGGTACGTGGTGCACACCCCGCGCATCTACGTCGAGAACTACTATTTCGACGCCCCCGACACGAGCCTGGCGTGGGCGCTGGTCCTCGGACTGTCGGCCGCGGCGCTCGCGAGCCGCAAACGGATTGCGTGGTGGCTGCTCACGGTCTATCTGACCGTGTTCGCGATCACGAACGCAATCGTCGTCGTCATCGACAAGGACGGCAACGCCGCGGTCGCATTGGTGGTGCAGATCGCGGTGATCGGTGTCCTGATCGCGGCGCGCAAGGAGTTCCACACCCGGGTCCGCAGCGGCGCCGGATGGAAGGCGCTCGGGGTCCTGGTGGCGGGCCTCGCGGCCGGCACGCTACTCGGGTGGGGACTCGTGGAATTGTTCCCCGGCTCGCTGCCGTCCGGTCAGCGTTTCCTGTGGGCGCTCAACCGCGTCACCGCACTGGTGGTCATCGAGAACGAACAGTTCGACGGCCGGCCACACGCTTTCGTCAACACCCTCCTCGGTCTGTTCGGCGCGCTCGCACTGCTGGCCGCCGTGATCACTCTGTTCCGCTCGCAGCGGGCGTCCAATGCGTTGACCGGCAACGACGAATCCGCGCTACGCGGGCTGCTCGACGCGTACGGGGCAAACGACTCCCTCGGCTACTTCGCGACCCGTCGGGACAAGGCCGTCGTGTTCGCACCCAGCGGCAAGGCCGCGGTGACCTACCGCGTGGAGACCGGCGTCTGCCTCGCGAGCGGCGATCCGATCGGCAACCCGGAAGCGTGGCCGCATGCGATCGACGCCTGGCTCGAGTTGGCATCGAAGTACGGCTGGGCTCCGGCCGTCATGGGTGCCAGCGAGGCCGGGGCCACCGCGTACAAGCGGGCCGGTCTTTCCGTCCTGCAGCTCGGCGACGAGGCGATCCTCAACACCCGCGGGTTCAGCCTGAACGGCCGTGACATGCGACAGGTCCGGCAGGCGGTCCACCGTGTCCGCAAGCAGAACGTGACCGTCCGGATCCGACGTCACCGCGACATCCCGCCCGCGGAGATGAAGGCCGCGATCTCCCGCGCCGATGCGTGGCGCGACACCGAGTCCGAGCGCGGATTCTCGATGGCTCTCGGCCGCCTAGGCGACACCCTCGACGGAGACTGCCTGCTCGTCGAGGCTATCGGGTGGGAAGGAACGGGCGGGAATGACACAGCGGGGGAAGGAACGGTACTGGGCATGTTGTCGCTCGTGCCGTGGGGTCCCAACGGTGCCTCGCTGGATCTGATGCGACGGAATCCGGACGCTCCCAACGGGGTCGTCGAGCTGATGGTCACCGAACTCGCGACCCGCGCCGACGAGTTCGGCGTCATCCGGATCTCGCTCAACTTCGCAGTGTTCCGCTCCGCGTTCGAGGAGGGTGCCCGCATCGGCGCCGGACCGGTTCTGCGCGTGTGGCGTTCGCTGCTGCTGTTCTTCTCCCGTTGGTGGCAGCTCGAGGCGCTGTACCGGTCCAATGTGAAGTACCTGCCCGAGTGGGCGCCGCGCTACCTGTGCTTCGACGACAACCGAGAGCTTCCGCGGGTGGCGATCGCCTCAGCTGTCGCCGAAGGCTTTCTCACGCTGCCCCGGCTGGGTCGGCCCAGTACGCCGTTCAAGCACACCGGCACGCACACTGCGGTGCCGGACGCGCTGGCGGGCTCCGGGATCCTGCACGCCGACGGCAGTGCGCCGGACGCCTCCCCGGATCCGGTCGAGACCGCACCGGCCAAGCCCGAGGCGCCCGGGCCGCGCCGGCCCGAACAGGTCCGGGTACGGATGGACAAACTGTCGCGCCTCGCCGAGGAGGGCATCGACCCGTACCCGGTCGCCTATCCCCCGACTCACACCGTCGCCGCGGCAGCGGGCTCCCCAGAGGGCACACGGGTGCGAATCGCGGGACGGCTGCTGCGGATCCGCACATACGGCGGCGTCGCCTTCGCGGTGCTGCGGGACTGGTCCGGCGATATCCAGGTGCTGATCGAGCGGGCCACCGTCGGCGACCGCCTCGACGATTTCTCGACCGATTTCGATCTGGGCGACCTCATGGAGGTGAGCGGCACCATCGGTCGCAGCCGCAAGGGTGAGCTGTCGCTGCTGGCGACGGACTGGCGGATGAACGGCAAGTGTCTGCACCCGCTGCCGGACAAGTGGAAGGGCCTGACGGACGCGGAAACCCGCGTGCGGCAGCGGTACGTAGATCTGGCGATCAACCCCGAGTCACGCCGGTTGCTTGCCGCACGCACCGCGGTCGTGAAGTCGTTGCGCGACACCCTCTCCGGTCGCGACTACCTCGAGGTCGAGACCCCGATCCTGCAGCGCATCCACGGCGGCGCCAACGCGGCCCCGTTCGTCACCCACATCAACGCCTACGACCTGGACCTGTACCTGCGCATCGCGCCGGAACTGTTCCTCAAACGGCTGTGCGTGGCCGGCATGGAGAAGGTTTTCGAGATCGGACGGGTATTCCGCAACGAGGGCGTCGACTTCAAACACAACCCGGAGTTCACGATCCTCGAGGCGTACGAAGCGCACAGCGACTACGAACGCATGATGGTGCTGTGCCGCGAGCTGATCCAGAATGCGGCCGTCGCCGCGCACGGCAGCCAGACGATCATGCGGCCCGGACCGGACGGCGAACTGGTGGCCGTCGACATCTCCGGCGAATGGCCGGTGAAGACGATGCACGGCGCGGTCGCCGAGAAGCTCGGTGTCGAGGTCACGCCCGAGACCCCGCTCCAAGACCTGCAGAAGCTGTGCGACGCAAACGAGATCGAGTACCAGAAGGGCTGGGACGCGGGTGCCGTCGCCCAGGAGATGTACGAGCATCTGGTGGAGGGTCAGACCGAGTTCCCGACCTTCTACACCAACTTCCCGACCTCGATGTCGCCACTGACCCGGCCGCATCCCACGATCCCGGGGGTAGCCGCCAAGTGGGATCTGGTGGCGTGGGGCATGGAACTCGGCACCGCATACAGCGAACTCACCGACCCGATCGACCAGCGTCAGCGCCTCACCGAGCAGTCCCTGCTCGCGGCCGGTGGCGACGCCGAGGCGATGGAACTGGACGAGGACTTCCTGCAGGCGCTCGAGCACGCCATGCCGCCCACGGGCGGTCTCGGCATGGGCGTCGACCGTATCGTCATGCTCATCACCGGCGGCAGCATCCGGGAGTCACTCGCATTCCCGTTCGCCAAACCACGCAACTGA
- a CDS encoding RNA-binding S4 domain-containing protein, producing the protein MSDAANDVPIRDESIRLGQFLKLANLIESGAEAKGVIADGFVSVNGEVEIRRGRQLRDGDVVEIGGMSARVSGPVAQ; encoded by the coding sequence ATGTCAGATGCTGCCAACGACGTACCGATCCGCGACGAGTCCATCCGGCTCGGTCAGTTCCTCAAACTAGCGAACCTCATCGAGTCGGGCGCCGAGGCGAAGGGCGTCATCGCCGACGGGTTCGTGAGCGTCAACGGTGAGGTCGAGATCCGCCGCGGTCGGCAGCTGCGTGACGGAGACGTCGTCGAGATCGGCGGGATGTCGGCGCGGGTGAGCGGCCCAGTGGCGCAGTAG
- a CDS encoding GntR family transcriptional regulator, whose product MAGRVAALSIVDALAAELRQRVFAGDLTHADALTEAEVARTYEVARPTAKAAIEKLVGEGLLQRGTHKTARVLRLGPDDVRDIYRTRAALESQVLQQLAENRTVPAEAVAANAEIAALKDSAPLSIVEPDMRFHTSLVDAVGSPRTSRIFRTLVSEVRLCMVQVQGKHLLTTSSIAAEHQQILDAIGDGDGDRAVAILTGHLGRARERLAAVLGGESGREAALPEPT is encoded by the coding sequence ATGGCAGGCAGAGTCGCGGCGTTGTCGATCGTCGATGCGCTGGCAGCGGAGCTTCGCCAGCGCGTGTTCGCTGGCGACCTGACGCACGCCGACGCACTCACCGAGGCCGAGGTCGCCCGCACCTACGAGGTGGCCCGCCCCACTGCGAAGGCGGCAATCGAGAAGCTCGTCGGCGAGGGTCTACTTCAGCGGGGCACTCACAAGACTGCCCGGGTGCTGCGGCTGGGGCCGGACGATGTGCGCGATATCTACCGCACCCGCGCGGCCCTCGAATCGCAGGTCCTGCAGCAACTGGCGGAGAACCGGACCGTGCCGGCGGAGGCGGTGGCCGCGAACGCCGAGATCGCCGCCTTGAAGGACTCGGCGCCGCTGTCGATAGTCGAACCAGACATGCGGTTCCATACCTCGCTCGTCGACGCGGTGGGAAGCCCCCGAACCAGCCGGATCTTCCGGACCCTCGTCTCCGAGGTGCGCCTGTGCATGGTGCAGGTGCAGGGCAAGCACCTGCTCACCACGTCGAGCATCGCGGCGGAGCACCAGCAGATCCTCGACGCGATCGGCGACGGCGACGGCGACCGCGCGGTCGCGATACTGACCGGGCACCTGGGCCGCGCCCGAGAACGTCTCGCGGCGGTTCTCGGCGGCGAGTCCGGACGCGAAGCGGCGCTGCCCGAACCCACGTGA
- a CDS encoding L-lactate permease yields MYQQVLDPVGGSLAWSAAAATLPLLAMFVMLGVFRCKAHHAALAGLGIAVGAAIIGWGMPIAQAVSATAEGAFYGVFPILWILVNALFVYRLTVRSGWFEELGRVVRAISDDLRILSILIAFCFGALLESLAGFGAPVAISAAMLMAAGMRPLVAACTSLLANTAPVAFGAMGAPILALAGVTGLPLDDLAAMAGRQTPFIAALVPLVMVFMVDGRRGVRQTWPVAVVAGVVFALAQFVTANYLAVELTDVVASIVTVLAVLGMLRIWQPEVGMVADSVDLGTSDASGGAVAISTVATIDRSRRTVLAIAPYVIIIVVFTIAQIPAVKSILTDLGTAVFRWPGLDIVDPAGNPLSAMTFKLDILKSTGTLLLLSGVLTAMLYKIGVREVLRTYWETLVQLRWTVVTVTAVLALAFVMNLSGQTASLGMALASTGGLFALASPLIGWIGVAITGSDTSSNSLFGVMQMTAAQHVGLDPVLMAASNSSAGVLGKMLSPQNLSVAVAAVGLAGSEGVILRKLIGWSLGLLAFLTIIIYLQSTPVLGWMVP; encoded by the coding sequence GTGTATCAGCAAGTGCTCGACCCGGTCGGCGGGTCACTGGCGTGGTCGGCCGCGGCGGCGACCCTGCCACTCCTCGCGATGTTCGTCATGCTCGGCGTCTTCCGGTGCAAGGCGCACCATGCGGCCCTTGCGGGCCTCGGAATCGCCGTCGGCGCCGCGATCATCGGGTGGGGGATGCCGATCGCCCAGGCCGTGAGCGCGACAGCGGAGGGCGCCTTCTACGGGGTGTTCCCGATTCTCTGGATCTTGGTGAACGCGCTCTTCGTCTACCGCCTGACGGTGCGCTCGGGGTGGTTCGAGGAACTGGGCCGCGTGGTTCGGGCGATTTCCGACGACCTCCGCATCCTCTCGATTCTCATCGCCTTCTGCTTCGGCGCCCTGCTGGAATCGCTTGCGGGTTTCGGTGCGCCTGTGGCGATTTCGGCAGCAATGCTGATGGCGGCTGGGATGAGGCCGCTCGTCGCGGCCTGCACGTCACTGCTCGCCAACACCGCGCCGGTTGCGTTCGGGGCGATGGGGGCGCCCATCCTGGCGCTGGCGGGTGTCACGGGACTGCCGCTCGACGACCTTGCGGCGATGGCCGGCCGTCAGACTCCCTTCATTGCGGCTCTGGTTCCGTTGGTGATGGTGTTCATGGTCGACGGTCGGCGAGGTGTGCGCCAGACGTGGCCGGTGGCCGTCGTCGCCGGCGTGGTGTTTGCACTGGCACAGTTCGTGACCGCCAACTATCTGGCGGTGGAACTCACCGATGTCGTGGCATCGATCGTGACGGTTCTCGCCGTGCTCGGGATGCTGCGCATCTGGCAGCCGGAGGTCGGCATGGTCGCCGATTCGGTCGACCTCGGTACCTCGGACGCCTCGGGTGGAGCCGTCGCCATTTCGACCGTCGCGACCATCGACCGTAGCCGTCGAACCGTTCTCGCGATTGCGCCGTACGTCATCATCATCGTGGTGTTCACGATCGCCCAGATCCCGGCGGTGAAGTCGATCCTCACCGACCTCGGTACCGCCGTCTTCCGGTGGCCGGGACTGGACATCGTGGATCCGGCCGGAAATCCCTTGTCCGCCATGACTTTCAAGCTCGACATACTCAAGTCCACCGGCACGTTGTTGCTTCTGTCCGGAGTCCTCACCGCGATGCTCTACAAGATCGGTGTTCGCGAAGTTCTCCGTACCTACTGGGAGACGCTGGTTCAGCTGAGATGGACCGTCGTCACGGTTACCGCGGTCCTGGCCTTGGCCTTCGTGATGAATCTGTCGGGGCAGACGGCAAGCTTGGGGATGGCGCTGGCCTCGACCGGTGGCCTTTTCGCGCTGGCCTCACCCCTGATCGGCTGGATCGGTGTCGCGATCACCGGTTCGGATACGTCGTCGAACTCGCTGTTCGGTGTCATGCAGATGACGGCCGCTCAGCACGTCGGGCTCGACCCGGTGCTGATGGCTGCATCCAACTCGTCCGCCGGCGTCCTGGGCAAGATGCTGTCGCCGCAGAATCTGTCGGTGGCGGTCGCGGCGGTCGGCTTGGCGGGCAGCGAGGGCGTGATCCTGCGGAAGCTGATCGGCTGGAGCCTGGGGCTTCTCGCCTTCCTCACGATCATCATCTACCTGCAATCGACCCCTGTACTCGGATGGATGGTTCCATGA
- a CDS encoding FAD-linked oxidase C-terminal domain-containing protein, translated as MTLDKTVEISSPAAELAELLGSVVVTDVDRMLAYRRDQSLLTPDGEPIAVVRARGIDDVVATLRFAHAHGIAVVTRGAGTGLAGGANALDGCIVLSLDRMDTIIEIDDEARTATVEPGVINGDLAAAVAERGLWYVPDPGSRTISSIGGNLATNAGGTCCAKYGVTADHVARIKAVLADGRVIHTGANTRKNVAGLNLTQLLVGSEGTLAVIVEATMRLRTQPSAASTVVASFPKTPQAIAAVLAIRQVADPCLLELMDRTTIAAVNEMTRMGLDDSAGALLLIQCDGGDSAAEAARCADACTAAGATEVYDTADPAEGEEFMQARRVALTALERQGSTLLDDLAVPVPQLPRMLAAIEEIAASHDVLIGTFGHAADGNLHPTIVFDAADAAATERARAAFDDLVAACLALGGSITGEHGVGILKKPYMESMVGTTERELMAGIKRAFDPTGILNPGRGF; from the coding sequence ATGACTCTCGACAAGACCGTTGAAATCTCTTCCCCGGCTGCAGAATTGGCGGAACTGCTGGGAAGCGTGGTCGTCACCGATGTGGACCGGATGCTCGCCTACCGCCGGGACCAGTCGCTGCTCACACCGGACGGCGAACCGATCGCCGTGGTGCGGGCGCGGGGGATCGACGACGTCGTCGCGACGCTCCGGTTTGCGCACGCGCACGGCATCGCTGTAGTCACCCGTGGCGCCGGCACCGGGCTGGCCGGCGGCGCGAACGCGCTGGACGGCTGCATCGTGCTGAGCCTGGACCGGATGGACACGATCATCGAGATCGACGACGAAGCACGCACCGCCACAGTGGAACCCGGAGTCATCAACGGCGACCTCGCGGCGGCGGTCGCCGAACGCGGGCTCTGGTACGTGCCCGACCCCGGCAGCCGCACCATCTCGTCGATCGGCGGCAACCTCGCGACCAATGCCGGCGGGACGTGCTGTGCAAAGTACGGCGTCACCGCCGACCACGTGGCCCGGATCAAGGCGGTACTGGCCGACGGACGGGTGATTCACACCGGCGCGAACACCCGTAAGAACGTCGCCGGTCTCAACCTCACCCAGTTGCTCGTCGGATCCGAGGGCACCCTCGCGGTGATCGTCGAGGCGACGATGCGGCTGCGGACCCAGCCGTCGGCGGCATCCACCGTCGTCGCGAGCTTCCCGAAGACGCCGCAGGCCATCGCCGCGGTGCTCGCGATCCGGCAGGTCGCCGACCCCTGTCTGCTCGAGCTGATGGACCGCACCACGATCGCCGCCGTCAACGAGATGACCCGGATGGGTCTCGACGATTCGGCGGGTGCCCTGCTGCTCATCCAGTGCGACGGAGGGGATTCGGCAGCCGAGGCCGCCCGCTGCGCCGACGCGTGCACCGCGGCCGGCGCCACCGAGGTATACGACACCGCTGATCCCGCCGAGGGCGAGGAGTTCATGCAGGCCCGCCGCGTCGCGCTCACCGCGCTCGAGCGCCAGGGCAGCACTCTTCTCGACGACCTTGCGGTCCCCGTCCCGCAGCTGCCCCGGATGTTGGCGGCGATCGAGGAGATCGCCGCCAGCCACGACGTCCTCATCGGCACGTTCGGGCACGCCGCCGACGGAAACCTCCACCCCACCATCGTGTTCGACGCCGCAGATGCCGCCGCGACCGAGCGGGCGCGTGCGGCCTTCGACGACCTCGTCGCGGCCTGCCTCGCCCTCGGTGGATCGATCACCGGCGAGCACGGTGTCGGCATCCTCAAGAAGCCCTACATGGAATCCATGGTGGGCACCACCGAGCGGGAGCTGATGGCCGGGATCAAGAGGGCCTTCGACCCCACCGGGATCCTCAACCCGGGTCGCGGATTCTGA
- a CDS encoding DUF6131 family protein — MVTIGAGLTVAGMAGHLHLISYIGTSLLTIGLVLLLLGSMGLGLGGRRHFF; from the coding sequence ATGGTGACCATCGGCGCAGGACTGACCGTCGCAGGGATGGCAGGTCATCTCCATCTCATTTCCTATATCGGCACGTCACTACTCACGATCGGACTTGTCCTGCTCTTGCTCGGCAGCATGGGTCTCGGGCTCGGCGGCCGACGCCACTTCTTCTGA